A genomic segment from Fusobacterium sp. DD2 encodes:
- a CDS encoding helix-turn-helix domain-containing protein codes for YEFKRMCIELYRLGRYPETPDGVPTQKFRNEIRAWVRMVENNGLEVLRHKPQNKTWTADERLKLVSQVLAGQSYTSVAISAGIHSGQLYQWVHKYKRMGYNGLVDKKRGRKSKGEANMKKDMKPAPLTESEREELIRLRAEVEYIKTENEVIKKEIALREEKWAAQLKAKKQRSLKNSKKKDTN; via the coding sequence TTATGAATTTAAAAGAATGTGTATTGAACTTTATCGATTAGGAAGGTATCCAGAAACACCTGATGGAGTACCAACGCAAAAATTTCGTAATGAGATTCGTGCTTGGGTAAGAATGGTTGAAAATAATGGACTGGAAGTATTACGCCATAAACCTCAGAATAAAACCTGGACAGCAGATGAACGTTTAAAGCTGGTATCACAAGTTTTAGCAGGACAATCCTATACCTCTGTAGCAATCTCAGCGGGGATTCATTCAGGACAACTTTATCAATGGGTTCACAAATATAAACGAATGGGATATAATGGCCTTGTAGATAAGAAAAGAGGAAGGAAATCTAAAGGGGAGGCCAATATGAAGAAAGATATGAAACCCGCACCGCTCACTGAATCAGAACGTGAAGAACTTATTCGTCTTCGCGCTGAAGTAGAATATATTAAAACAGAAAATGAAGTAATAAAAAAAGAAATTGCCTTGAGAGAGGAAAAATGGGCTGCACAACTCAAGGCGAAAAAGCAGCGATCGTTAAAGAACTCAAAGAAAAAGGATACAAATTAA